One region of Populus trichocarpa isolate Nisqually-1 chromosome 4, P.trichocarpa_v4.1, whole genome shotgun sequence genomic DNA includes:
- the LOC18097809 gene encoding probable carboxylesterase 5 translates to MDSSNSNEIVHEFSPFFRIYRNGKVERITADTETVPPSDDPLTGVQTKDTVVSQENSLSVRLFIPKITDPTQKLPLLIYIHGGAFCIESPFSSLYHNYLTDLVHNANVIAVSVQYRRAPEHPLPAAYDDSWAAIQWVASHVNGEGSESWLNGHADFDRTFLAGDSAGANIAHNMAVRAGTTNGLNGVKIVGVVLAHPFFGNNEPDTFSPVIEFIFPSVRIYDDPRINPAGAGGAELASLGCARVLIFEQSLLTNRQV, encoded by the coding sequence ATGGATTCGTCAAACTCCAACGAAATTGTTCATGAGTTCTCCCCCTTCTTTCGCATTTACAGAAATGGCAAGGTGGAGAGAATCACAGCTGATACAGAAACTGTTCCACCATCCGATGACCCTTTAACAGGAGTCCAAACCAAAGACACCGTAGTCTCACAAGAAAACAGCCTGTCTGTCCGTCTTTTTATCCCCAAAATCACAGATCCAACCCAGAAGCTTCCTCTCCTGATATACATCCATGGCGGTGCATTTTGCATTGAGTCTCCTTTCTCTTCTCTATACCATAACTACCTCACCGATTTAGTCCACAACGCTAATGTTATAGCCGTGTCTGTCCAATATAGAAGAGCCCCAGAGCACCCTCTCCCTGCAGCATATGATGATTCATGGGCTGCAATCCAATGGGTTGCTTCACATGTAAATGGTGAAGGGTCTGAGTCCTGGCTTAATGGGCACGCAGATTTTGATAGAACCTTTTTGGCTGGTGATAGTGCTGGTGCTAATATTGCACATAACATGGCTGTGAGAGCTGGAACTACGAACGGCCTAAATGGGGTTAAAATTGTTGGTGTGGTTTTGGCGCACCCATTTTTTGGTAACAATGAGCCGGATACTTTTAGTCCGGTGATAGAGTTTATCTTTCCTTCTGTTAGAATCTATGATGATCCCAGGATTAACCCGGCCGGCGCAGGTGGGGCGGAGCTGGCTAGCTTGGGGTGCGCTAGGGTGCTAATTTTTGAGCAGTCGCTCTTAACGAATAGACAGGTGTAA
- the LOC18097810 gene encoding 2-hydroxyisoflavanone dehydratase — MPVPALLVLLFLPAIPKTLLPLSFLSLKFDMDNSNEITHDFSPFFKVYKDGRIERSLVLEDLPAGLDPETGVLSKDVVISPDSGVKARIFIPEIVGSDQKLPLLVHYHGGGFCVGSAFHILTKNVLTPIVSRGNVIAISIDYRLAPEHLLPIAYNDSWDGLEWIAGHSNGLGPEPWLNNHVDFGKVFLTGESAGANIAHYLAVQVGANGWAGLKLAGVILVHPFFGYKDVDEMHKYLCPTSSGGDDDPRLNPAVDPNLSKMGCQKALVCVAEKDFLRDRGEAYYKTLATSGWPGKVEFYETKGEDHCFNAFKQCGETDALNKKVVDFMTME, encoded by the coding sequence ATGCCTGTGCCCGCACTTTTAGTTTTGCTCTTCCTCCCTGCCATACCTAAAACACtacttcctctctcttttctctctctcaaatttgATATGGATAACAGCAATGAAATAACTCATGATTTTTCACCCTTCTTCAAAGTTTACAAAGATGGCAGAATAGAGAGGTCTCTGGTCCTGGAGGATCTTCCTGCTGGCCTGGACCCGGAAACTGGGGTCCTATCCAAAGATGTTGTGATCTCACCAGACAGTGGCGTCAAGGCCAGAATTTTTATCCCAGAAATTGTGGGGTCAGATCAAAAGCTGCCCCTCCTAGTCCACTATCATGGTGGTGGCTTTTGTGTTGGATCAGCGTTTCACATTCTAACAAAAAACGTTCTCACTCCAATAGTGAGCCGAGGCAACGTTATTGCCATCTCTATCGACTACAGATTGGCCCCTGAACACCTCCTGCCGATTGCTTACAACGATTCATGGGATGGGCTGGAGTGGATTGCTGGTCATTCTAACGGGCTTGGACCCGAGCCATGGCTTAACAACCATGTGGATTTCGGGAAGGTTTTCTTAACGGGCGAGAGTGCTGGGGCAAATATAGCCCATTACTTAGCGGTTCAAGTAGGCGCTAATGGCTGGGCGGGCTTGAAACTTGCCGGTGTGATCCTCGTGCACCCGTTCTTCGGGTATAAAGACGTAGATGAAATGCACAAATATTTGTGTCCTACAAGTTCCGGGGGCGATGACGACCCAAGATTGAATCCAGCGGTGGATCCCAACTTGTCAAAAATGGGATGCCAGAAAGCCCTCGTTTGTGTGGCGGAGAAAGATTTCTTGAGGGATAGAGGGGAGGCTTATTACAAGACCTTGGCTACGAGTGGGTGGCCTGGAAAAGTGGAGTTTTATGAGACCAAAGGAGAGGATCATTGCTTTAACGCGTTCAAACAGTGTGGAGAGACAGATGCCCTAAACAAGAAGGTCGTTGATTTCATGACTATGGAGTGA